One Sodalinema gerasimenkoae IPPAS B-353 DNA segment encodes these proteins:
- a CDS encoding class I SAM-dependent methyltransferase, translating to MTDTLTKLAYQTFQQGKSYFGVAHKTLSTQLAQLAVGKRDHETFPVSRQLVDRIYSSLNQVIETDWKDAEKGIYPVETLFDNPWGDFFQYYPLIWLDLPQIWDRIRNKQYQSFDAQIDLNDYPKYYRQNFHHQTDGYLSDLSANLYDVQVDILFNGAADAMRRRILAPLKQGLSHFAEVPPSQIRVLDVATGTGRTLRFLRSLLPKAALFGTDLSPAYLRKANQLLSQLPGELPQLCQANAEDLPYRDEQFHGVSCVFTFHELPGPARQNVIDQCYRVLKPGGTFIICDSLQKDDDPELNPLLHNFQTTFHEPYHRSYSEDDMTARLQTAGFVEIATQMHFMSKYWVAQKPA from the coding sequence ATGACAGACACGCTGACGAAACTGGCCTACCAAACCTTCCAACAGGGCAAAAGCTACTTCGGAGTTGCCCATAAAACCCTCAGTACGCAACTGGCACAACTGGCGGTTGGCAAGCGGGATCATGAGACCTTTCCCGTCTCCCGACAACTGGTCGATCGCATCTATAGCAGCCTCAATCAAGTCATCGAAACCGACTGGAAGGATGCCGAAAAAGGGATTTATCCCGTTGAAACCCTCTTTGATAACCCTTGGGGTGACTTTTTCCAATACTATCCCCTTATTTGGCTCGATTTACCCCAAATTTGGGACCGAATCCGCAACAAACAATATCAATCCTTCGACGCCCAAATCGACCTTAACGACTACCCAAAATACTATCGGCAAAACTTCCACCACCAAACCGACGGCTATCTCAGCGACTTGTCCGCCAACCTCTACGACGTACAAGTCGATATTCTCTTTAACGGGGCCGCTGACGCCATGCGTCGCCGTATTTTAGCCCCCCTCAAACAGGGATTAAGCCACTTTGCAGAGGTTCCCCCCAGTCAAATTCGGGTGTTGGATGTGGCAACGGGAACCGGACGGACGTTGCGTTTCTTGCGATCGCTCTTACCCAAAGCGGCCCTATTCGGCACCGACTTATCCCCCGCCTATTTGCGTAAAGCCAATCAACTCCTGTCGCAACTCCCCGGCGAACTCCCCCAACTGTGCCAAGCCAACGCCGAAGATCTCCCCTACCGGGATGAACAGTTCCATGGGGTGTCCTGCGTCTTCACCTTCCATGAACTCCCAGGGCCTGCGCGTCAGAACGTGATTGACCAATGTTATCGAGTCCTGAAACCGGGGGGAACCTTCATTATTTGCGATTCCCTTCAGAAGGATGACGACCCCGAACTCAATCCTCTCCTCCATAACTTCCAGACAACCTTTCACGAACCCTATCATCGTAGCTACAGTGAAGATGACATGACCGCTCGCTTGCAAACGGCCGGCTTTGTGGAGATTGCCACACAAATGCACTTCATGAGTAAATACTGGGTGGCCCAGAAGCCGGCCTAG
- the typA gene encoding translational GTPase TypA: MSLPIRNVAIIAHVDHGKTTLVDALLKQSGIFREGEDVPDCVMDSNDLERERGITILSKNTAVHYKDTLINIVDTPGHADFGGEVERVLGMVDGCILIVDANEGPMPQTRFVLKKALEKGLRPIVVVNKIDRGQADPHVAVDKVLDLFIDLGADDDQCDFPYLFASGLGGFAKDNLDDEDKDMQPLFEAILGHVPPPIGDPNKPLQLQVTTLDYSDYLGRIVIGRIHNGTIKAGQQAILLQEGEKVVKGKITKLMGFEGLARVELEEATAGMIVAVSGFADANIGETIACPDEPQALPLIKVDEPTLQMTFLVNDSPFAGQEGQFVTSRQLRDRLMRELETNVALRVEPTDSPDKFAVSGRGELHLGILIETMRREGYEFQVSQPQVIYREVNGQPYEPFELLVLDVPEDAVGGCMERIGERKGEMQDMRMTAGRSQLEFVIPARGLIGFRGDFVRITRGDGIMNHSFLEYRRLSGDVETRRNGVLTSFEEGVATFYALKNAEDRGVFFIEPGTKVYKGMIIGENNRPQDLELNVCKTKQLTNHRAASGDELVQLQSPVEMSLERALEYIGADELVEVTPESIRLRKMSAKKLARR; the protein is encoded by the coding sequence ATGTCTCTCCCAATTCGCAACGTTGCAATTATCGCCCACGTCGACCACGGCAAAACGACCCTGGTTGACGCACTCCTCAAACAATCCGGCATCTTCCGCGAAGGAGAAGACGTTCCGGACTGTGTGATGGACTCCAATGACCTAGAACGGGAACGGGGAATCACCATCCTCTCCAAAAATACCGCCGTTCACTACAAAGACACCCTCATCAACATCGTAGACACCCCCGGCCACGCCGACTTCGGCGGAGAAGTCGAACGAGTCCTGGGCATGGTGGACGGCTGTATCCTGATTGTGGATGCCAACGAAGGCCCCATGCCTCAAACCCGCTTCGTCCTCAAAAAAGCCCTCGAAAAAGGCCTGCGTCCCATCGTCGTCGTCAACAAAATTGATCGCGGCCAAGCTGACCCCCATGTCGCCGTCGATAAAGTCCTGGACTTGTTCATCGACCTCGGGGCCGACGACGACCAATGCGACTTCCCCTATCTCTTCGCCTCAGGCCTCGGCGGTTTCGCCAAAGACAACCTCGACGACGAAGACAAAGACATGCAGCCTCTGTTTGAGGCTATCCTCGGTCACGTTCCCCCACCCATCGGTGACCCCAACAAACCCCTGCAACTGCAAGTCACCACCCTCGACTACTCCGACTACCTCGGTCGCATTGTCATCGGTCGGATTCACAACGGAACTATCAAAGCCGGACAACAGGCCATTCTTCTGCAAGAAGGAGAGAAGGTCGTCAAAGGCAAAATCACCAAATTGATGGGCTTTGAAGGCTTAGCCCGAGTTGAACTCGAAGAAGCCACCGCCGGGATGATTGTGGCCGTATCTGGCTTTGCCGATGCCAACATTGGCGAAACCATCGCCTGTCCTGACGAACCCCAGGCCCTGCCTCTAATTAAGGTGGACGAACCCACCCTGCAAATGACCTTTTTGGTCAACGATTCTCCCTTCGCCGGTCAAGAGGGGCAATTTGTCACCTCTCGCCAACTGCGCGATCGCCTGATGCGAGAATTAGAGACCAACGTGGCCCTGCGCGTCGAACCCACCGACTCCCCCGACAAATTCGCCGTCTCCGGACGGGGTGAGTTACACCTAGGGATTCTCATCGAAACCATGCGTCGGGAAGGCTACGAGTTCCAAGTCTCCCAACCCCAAGTGATTTATCGGGAAGTCAACGGACAACCCTACGAACCCTTTGAACTCCTAGTTCTCGACGTTCCCGAGGATGCTGTCGGCGGTTGTATGGAACGCATCGGCGAACGCAAAGGGGAAATGCAGGATATGCGCATGACCGCCGGCCGGTCTCAGTTAGAGTTTGTCATCCCCGCCCGAGGTTTAATTGGCTTCCGGGGAGATTTCGTGCGCATCACTCGCGGCGACGGCATCATGAACCATAGTTTCTTGGAATATCGTCGTCTCTCAGGCGACGTAGAAACCCGCCGTAACGGAGTCCTCACCTCCTTTGAGGAAGGAGTCGCTACCTTCTACGCCCTGAAAAACGCCGAAGACCGAGGTGTGTTCTTTATTGAACCCGGAACCAAGGTCTATAAGGGTATGATTATCGGTGAAAACAACCGTCCCCAAGACTTAGAGTTGAACGTCTGCAAAACCAAGCAGTTGACCAACCACCGGGCCGCCAGTGGTGACGAGTTGGTTCAGCTTCAATCTCCCGTAGAAATGAGTCTGGAACGGGCCTTGGAATACATCGGCGCCGACGAACTCGTAGAGGTCACTCCCGAGTCGATTCGTCTACGCAAGATGTCCGCCAAAAAATTAGCCCGCCGCTAA
- a CDS encoding TPM domain-containing protein: MLWPAVSQGLTVQEVPNPQQEYGGWVTDMAGILSEETKQELNRLISQLEAHNGAEIAVVTVPNTNSTATPKEFATRLFNHWGIGKADIDNGLLFLSSVGDRRVEIETGYGVEPILPDSEVREIVGTEVVPNFRDDNFDQGTLAGTQAFVERLMQEDFSTSAIAQVSPDRTFLANSFFARIWWISVAMLVLATSVAIVVFKRIKTFLVLKPHGESLLLKNTLVDKLREFERVPDYAKNIAGCVGFLLSFLTLSYFIINPYSKLVVSMVFFGVFGIVYTQAKFSKIRLWMPFLVILMVPSIINFNILYLMIMVAVISGISAFVVKMNINNKTGRVSTNTRFKCQTCQSVMKRLDDDVLKQLLTENQRKAQHLGLVTFYGFHCPNCDAKPLKQFHLQTHVLEPTEVKKCPVCGQFALTWNSSVVRNATHDDHGELLITHTCGVCGYHREERELLPKLGLQSGSHSYNGVYSINYGGSASGGASGGASSGASSVASGGYGSFGGGASGGGGCGGASSGGGCGGASGGGGCSSN; encoded by the coding sequence ATGCTGTGGCCTGCAGTGAGTCAGGGATTAACGGTGCAGGAGGTTCCCAATCCCCAGCAGGAGTATGGCGGTTGGGTCACGGATATGGCGGGAATTCTCAGTGAGGAGACAAAACAAGAACTCAATCGCCTGATTTCGCAACTCGAAGCCCACAATGGAGCAGAAATCGCGGTAGTGACGGTTCCGAATACGAACTCGACAGCCACCCCCAAAGAATTTGCAACTCGCCTATTTAATCACTGGGGAATTGGTAAAGCAGATATCGATAATGGGCTGTTATTCCTAAGTTCTGTGGGCGATCGCCGGGTGGAAATTGAAACCGGTTATGGCGTCGAGCCAATTCTCCCAGATTCTGAGGTTAGGGAAATTGTAGGAACTGAAGTTGTGCCCAATTTCCGAGATGACAACTTTGACCAAGGCACATTGGCGGGGACCCAAGCTTTTGTGGAACGGTTAATGCAAGAAGACTTTAGTACCTCGGCGATCGCTCAAGTTTCTCCAGATAGAACTTTTTTAGCCAACTCCTTCTTTGCCCGAATCTGGTGGATTTCGGTGGCTATGCTAGTTTTGGCTACCAGCGTGGCGATCGTCGTATTTAAGAGAATCAAAACTTTCTTAGTTCTTAAGCCTCACGGAGAATCGCTGTTGCTCAAAAATACCCTAGTTGACAAGCTTCGTGAGTTCGAACGAGTTCCCGATTATGCAAAAAACATAGCTGGTTGTGTGGGATTTTTGCTCAGCTTCCTGACCTTGAGCTACTTCATTATCAACCCCTACTCAAAGCTTGTTGTTTCGATGGTATTTTTCGGGGTCTTTGGAATAGTTTATACACAAGCAAAATTTTCCAAAATAAGGCTTTGGATGCCCTTTTTGGTTATATTAATGGTTCCATCAATCATTAACTTCAATATATTGTATTTGATGATAATGGTAGCAGTTATCTCAGGAATATCTGCCTTTGTGGTGAAGATGAATATCAACAATAAAACTGGCAGAGTGAGTACTAACACTCGGTTCAAATGTCAAACTTGTCAAAGCGTCATGAAACGCCTTGATGATGATGTGCTAAAGCAGCTACTCACTGAAAATCAGCGTAAAGCCCAACATCTGGGACTTGTCACCTTTTATGGATTTCACTGTCCAAATTGTGACGCCAAGCCGCTGAAGCAGTTTCATTTGCAAACTCATGTTTTAGAACCAACAGAGGTTAAGAAATGTCCAGTTTGTGGTCAATTTGCCCTAACTTGGAATTCTAGCGTCGTTCGCAACGCCACCCATGACGATCATGGTGAATTGCTAATAACCCATACCTGTGGTGTCTGTGGTTACCATCGGGAGGAGCGGGAGTTGCTTCCTAAGCTAGGACTCCAATCAGGTAGCCACAGCTACAATGGCGTTTACAGTATCAATTACGGTGGTAGCGCTAGTGGTGGCGCTAGTGGTGGCGCTAGTAGTGGCGCTAGTAGTGTCGCTAGCGGTGGTTATGGCAGCTTTGGGGGGGGCGCTAGTGGTGGCGGTGGTTGTGGTGGCGCTAGCAGTGGCGGTGGTTGTGGTGGCGCTAGCGGTGGCGGTGGTTGTAGTAGCAATTGA
- a CDS encoding Rieske (2Fe-2S) protein, with the protein MALTKTSTQHWLHATSLNEVKEKGCVLVQLEGHQIALFHSEGQVYAIDNRCPHMGFPLQGSVCKEGILTCPWHYARFDLASGGTFDSWADDVRAFPLKLEAGEIWLNLTAPDDAQSHHRQRLQDGLEQTISLVIAKSVIGWLAEDSCAREPFRLGLAFGTRHTKRGWGSGLTILTAMMNLLPYLEESDRPQALYQGLSAVARDSSGAPPHFHVHPLPQTQVEFSTLKSWFRQFVERRDAEAAERCLMTAVRGQLPPEHIAEMLFAAATDHRYLDGGHTLDFINKGLEALDWVEWQEAESTLASLVPGLTEATRMEESSSWRYPLDLVEILEAAFTELPHVLAAGRSQSWDGNPDLVALLLADNPQATVQAMLTALKQGCPPAQLAAHVTQAAALRVAQFNTNNDHRDWNAAHHPFTYAHAVQRGLERSPTPELLRGVFDGAMAVYLNRFLNVPPARLPNPDNTVSQPQDLLKSLGDLLDRQQQVAASGKLVAQYLHSGGEPDLLIATLARLMLREDRSFHVIQSLEAAVRLYHQLGNSAEGISVLVAATRYLAAHSPTVRSQAQTYDIAQRLHQGDRLDQG; encoded by the coding sequence ATGGCTTTAACGAAAACCTCAACCCAGCATTGGCTTCATGCCACCTCCCTCAATGAAGTCAAAGAGAAAGGCTGTGTCCTGGTGCAGCTTGAGGGGCATCAAATCGCCTTGTTTCATAGCGAGGGACAAGTCTATGCCATTGATAACCGCTGTCCCCATATGGGATTCCCCCTGCAAGGGAGTGTCTGCAAAGAGGGGATTCTCACCTGTCCCTGGCATTATGCCCGCTTTGACCTCGCCAGTGGTGGAACCTTCGATTCCTGGGCCGATGATGTGCGGGCATTTCCCCTGAAACTTGAAGCCGGGGAGATTTGGCTAAATTTAACGGCCCCAGACGATGCCCAATCTCATCATCGGCAACGTCTCCAAGATGGCCTCGAACAAACCATTTCTCTCGTCATCGCCAAGTCGGTGATTGGTTGGTTGGCGGAGGACTCTTGCGCCAGGGAACCCTTCCGCCTGGGGTTGGCTTTTGGAACCCGCCACACGAAACGGGGTTGGGGAAGTGGCTTAACCATCTTGACGGCGATGATGAATCTACTGCCCTATCTGGAGGAGAGCGATCGCCCCCAGGCCCTCTATCAAGGACTCTCCGCCGTAGCGCGGGACAGTTCCGGTGCGCCACCTCATTTCCATGTTCATCCCCTTCCTCAAACTCAGGTGGAGTTCAGCACTCTCAAATCCTGGTTTCGCCAGTTTGTGGAACGCCGCGATGCTGAAGCTGCTGAACGCTGTTTGATGACGGCGGTTCGGGGACAACTTCCCCCCGAACACATTGCTGAGATGTTGTTTGCAGCGGCCACAGATCACCGCTACCTCGATGGTGGACATACTCTGGACTTTATCAATAAGGGATTGGAGGCCTTGGATTGGGTCGAGTGGCAAGAGGCAGAATCGACCCTAGCCAGTCTAGTTCCGGGGTTAACGGAAGCCACCCGGATGGAAGAGTCCAGTTCTTGGCGCTATCCTCTGGATTTGGTCGAGATTCTGGAAGCCGCCTTTACCGAATTACCCCACGTTTTAGCGGCAGGGCGATCGCAGTCCTGGGACGGTAACCCAGACTTAGTGGCATTACTCTTAGCCGACAATCCCCAAGCCACCGTCCAGGCGATGCTGACGGCCCTCAAACAAGGCTGTCCCCCGGCCCAACTGGCAGCCCATGTCACCCAGGCGGCGGCCTTGCGGGTGGCCCAATTCAACACCAATAACGACCATCGGGATTGGAACGCCGCCCATCATCCCTTCACCTATGCCCATGCGGTACAACGGGGTTTAGAGCGATCGCCCACCCCAGAACTGCTGCGAGGGGTCTTTGACGGGGCCATGGCCGTCTATCTCAATCGTTTTCTCAATGTTCCTCCCGCCCGTCTTCCCAATCCTGACAACACCGTTAGCCAGCCACAGGACTTACTCAAGTCTCTAGGAGACTTACTCGATCGCCAACAACAGGTTGCCGCCAGTGGCAAGTTAGTGGCCCAATATCTTCATAGTGGGGGTGAACCGGATCTCCTCATAGCAACCTTAGCCCGACTGATGCTGCGTGAGGATCGCAGCTTCCATGTCATCCAATCCCTAGAAGCCGCCGTTCGTCTTTACCACCAGTTGGGCAATTCTGCCGAGGGAATCAGCGTCTTAGTGGCAGCCACCCGATATCTGGCCGCCCATTCTCCCACGGTGCGATCGCAAGCCCAAACCTATGACATTGCCCAACGACTGCATCAGGGCGATCGCCTCGATCAAGGCTAA
- the msrA gene encoding peptide-methionine (S)-S-oxide reductase MsrA produces MPKTTHIATFGAGCFWGIEAAFAALEGVTKTSVGYMGGHFPNPSYLDVCARITGHAEVTQVEYDPQHISYDDLLNLFWRIHDPTSLNRQGADRGEQYRSVIFYHSPEQEQIARKSKFKRQQQETESGSEKYIVTQIEPASDYYLAEEEHQQYYAKHRI; encoded by the coding sequence ATGCCTAAAACCACTCACATTGCCACCTTCGGCGCCGGCTGTTTCTGGGGTATCGAAGCGGCCTTCGCGGCCCTTGAAGGGGTCACCAAAACCTCCGTCGGCTATATGGGGGGGCATTTTCCCAACCCCTCCTATCTCGACGTTTGCGCCCGCATTACGGGCCATGCTGAAGTGACCCAAGTCGAATATGACCCCCAGCACATCTCCTACGACGACCTCCTAAACCTCTTTTGGCGGATTCACGATCCCACCTCCTTAAATCGGCAGGGGGCCGATCGCGGTGAACAATATCGGTCTGTCATCTTCTACCATAGTCCTGAACAGGAACAGATCGCCCGCAAGTCCAAGTTCAAACGTCAACAACAGGAGACGGAGAGCGGCAGCGAAAAATACATCGTCACCCAAATTGAACCCGCTTCAGACTACTATTTAGCCGAGGAAGAACATCAGCAGTATTACGCCAAACATCGAATTTAA
- a CDS encoding mechanosensitive ion channel domain-containing protein, producing the protein MIKQRLVVLEVASFGVTLLSQSLVLAQSEEPEEFSEKILTEITLGKVLYGIFAILIAYGSFYIIQSLANWISERVPRRFRLIIKQSIPFWKGLILLITIAYLLNLFVRLSETNVVAVTGTVAVALGFAFKDYVSSIIAGAIALFEAPYRVGDRVRIEDHYGEVVGYGLRGIQVKTPDDNLVTIPHNKTWTEPISNANSGELEAQVATNFYFSHTVDFEKVIKILYQAAYSSRYTQLKLPIAVFMEEKFWGTQFKLRSYPIDARDEFVYKTDVIRRAKAAFAYENISYPKMTPPAEMMDEH; encoded by the coding sequence ATGATAAAACAACGCCTTGTTGTATTAGAAGTCGCCAGTTTTGGTGTCACGCTCCTTTCTCAATCGCTTGTTCTAGCACAGTCGGAGGAACCTGAAGAGTTTTCCGAAAAAATCCTAACGGAAATTACTCTCGGAAAAGTTCTCTATGGCATTTTCGCGATTCTGATTGCTTATGGAAGTTTTTACATCATTCAGTCCCTAGCCAATTGGATTTCCGAGCGAGTTCCCCGTCGCTTTCGCCTGATTATTAAACAATCTATCCCCTTTTGGAAGGGGTTGATTTTACTGATTACCATTGCCTATTTATTAAATCTATTTGTCAGGCTTTCAGAGACCAATGTTGTCGCGGTTACAGGGACAGTGGCAGTCGCTCTAGGATTTGCCTTTAAGGACTATGTAAGTTCCATTATTGCCGGGGCGATCGCCCTCTTTGAAGCGCCCTATCGCGTGGGCGATCGCGTGAGAATCGAGGACCATTATGGGGAAGTTGTGGGCTATGGCTTACGGGGTATCCAGGTCAAAACACCCGACGATAATTTAGTGACCATTCCCCATAACAAAACCTGGACAGAACCCATCTCCAATGCGAACAGTGGCGAACTCGAAGCCCAAGTTGCCACCAATTTCTACTTTAGCCATACTGTGGATTTTGAAAAAGTCATCAAAATCCTCTATCAAGCGGCCTATAGTAGTCGCTATACCCAGCTTAAACTCCCCATTGCTGTGTTCATGGAAGAGAAGTTTTGGGGGACCCAATTTAAGTTACGCTCCTATCCCATTGATGCCCGCGATGAGTTTGTTTATAAAACCGATGTAATCCGCCGGGCCAAAGCTGCCTTTGCCTATGAAAATATTTCCTATCCTAAGATGACTCCACCCGCAGAGATGATGGATGAACATTGA
- a CDS encoding MarR family transcriptional regulator, translating into MSDLWFKSIKNKINSWLTQPPSSESDEELMPIPDWLKEELQQRINNSPSPQAYQTYLRGAIAPAIESWKTDFNAPNTFVCLAPTIEPVGTILSDTLSSWDDLSLTIITPFQQFERPATIRLTAKKIRQALDSYPDIKNTDLDDLHISSPEDFQDSRKTVVVIPSLEQCFLRCISGWDSIEYFREIITKNNHYFWVIGASQSAWHFLDFVCQISAYFEIIESLPKLDDEMICDWLTPIAETLISLDKPDSSSNDLRQTYWDSIAHQSSGSSRIAQYIWLESLRMHKQTEEEVQELRTQLSETPAKSPSRILIHPDKPKLPKLPILTNLDRYLLHGILIHGIINRRHLAQTLGESESQIQARIQWLSRQGVLESRCGSLSIHPLYYDQLTVDLSQNNFFINSNS; encoded by the coding sequence ATGAGCGATCTCTGGTTCAAGTCGATTAAAAATAAAATTAACTCCTGGCTCACACAACCCCCTAGTAGTGAATCTGACGAAGAGTTGATGCCAATTCCCGATTGGCTGAAAGAGGAACTGCAACAACGAATTAACAACTCCCCAAGTCCTCAAGCCTATCAAACTTATTTGCGAGGGGCGATCGCCCCAGCAATTGAGTCTTGGAAAACTGATTTCAATGCTCCTAATACCTTTGTTTGTTTGGCCCCAACCATTGAACCAGTTGGCACAATTTTAAGTGATACATTAAGCAGTTGGGATGATTTATCTCTAACCATTATCACCCCCTTCCAACAGTTTGAGAGACCGGCAACCATCCGCCTAACGGCAAAAAAAATACGTCAAGCCCTAGACTCGTATCCTGACATCAAAAACACTGACCTTGATGACCTGCATATCTCTTCACCGGAGGACTTTCAGGATTCCCGTAAAACCGTGGTTGTTATTCCCAGTTTAGAACAGTGTTTCTTACGTTGTATTAGCGGCTGGGATAGCATTGAATACTTCCGAGAAATTATCACTAAAAATAATCATTACTTTTGGGTGATTGGAGCCAGTCAATCCGCCTGGCATTTTCTTGATTTTGTTTGTCAGATTAGTGCCTATTTTGAAATCATTGAATCGTTGCCGAAGTTGGATGATGAAATGATTTGTGATTGGTTAACCCCTATCGCTGAAACTCTCATTAGTTTAGATAAACCCGACTCCTCAAGTAACGATTTACGTCAAACCTATTGGGATTCCATTGCCCATCAAAGCTCAGGAAGCAGTCGTATTGCTCAATATATATGGCTAGAGAGTTTGCGAATGCACAAACAGACGGAAGAGGAAGTTCAGGAACTGCGAACTCAGCTTTCAGAAACCCCAGCTAAATCCCCTTCACGGATTTTGATTCACCCCGATAAACCTAAATTACCGAAGTTACCCATTTTAACGAATCTGGATCGCTATTTACTCCATGGGATTCTCATCCATGGAATCATCAATCGCCGTCATCTTGCCCAAACCCTGGGAGAATCGGAAAGTCAAATCCAGGCGAGGATTCAGTGGCTCTCCCGTCAGGGGGTTTTAGAATCTCGATGTGGCAGCTTATCAATTCATCCTCTCTATTATGATCAGCTAACGGTTGATTTATCTCAGAACAACTTTTTTATTAACTCTAATTCATGA